A genomic region of Sulfobacillus acidophilus DSM 10332 contains the following coding sequences:
- a CDS encoding ABC-1 domain-containing protein (PFAM: ABC1 family~COGs: COG0661 unusual protein kinase~InterPro IPR004147~KEGG: rrs:RoseRS_4587 hypothetical protein~PFAM: ABC-1~SPTR: ABC-1 domain protein) — MPNASPRHPRRPASVIWRSYRITSLFLGLLLELVWNSLWARNQMPDAADAFWNAVYHRQAARFRKVAEEMGGLLIKVGQFLSSRVDLLPRPYIDELAHLQDHVAEAPWEAVRAVLTEEIGPLADHFLWFSDRPLASASLGQVYQAHLLDGTPVAVKVQRPGIREIVEADLRALTWVVALITRLTRFGRTFDLFTVLREFRKMVFEELDYQRELNNTEVIRNELRDIPWVRVPYTVPTLSTRRVLVMEFCQGTKIDQVGALQAAGIAPGDVAERVIKLYLHLVFESGVYHADPHAGNILVDAQGSLILLDYGMVGSLDAATRHNIRKLFIAVSQRNPQGIVDAIASLGMLRPEADMAKLKKTVAYLFDRYYAETLNQLTDLNVGELLRDFERLLRDEAIQVPGHFAFLGRAIAILVGLATLLDPNINLVTLFAPYAQRFILEDAGGPVGYARRQTETWVKNAVTLPLLAHHVLTRLDQGDVETQVTWTRGERELKQLARSVRGLTEALYVIGFTIAGTLLLNTHPWTARILFLLAAASLLWSWRDRGRSH, encoded by the coding sequence ATGCCAAATGCCAGCCCACGCCATCCGCGCCGCCCGGCTTCGGTGATTTGGCGCAGCTACCGGATTACGTCCTTATTCTTGGGTCTTCTTCTCGAGCTTGTATGGAACTCGCTATGGGCCCGAAACCAAATGCCGGATGCCGCCGACGCCTTCTGGAACGCCGTGTATCACCGGCAAGCGGCCCGCTTTCGCAAAGTCGCCGAAGAAATGGGCGGCCTCTTGATTAAAGTCGGACAGTTTTTATCCAGCCGGGTGGATTTGTTGCCCCGGCCTTACATTGATGAGCTGGCCCATTTACAAGACCACGTCGCGGAAGCGCCGTGGGAGGCCGTTCGAGCGGTACTGACGGAAGAAATCGGCCCCTTGGCGGACCATTTTCTCTGGTTTAGCGACCGCCCACTGGCTTCGGCGTCCCTCGGGCAAGTCTATCAAGCGCATTTGCTGGACGGAACGCCGGTCGCGGTCAAAGTGCAACGACCGGGCATCCGGGAGATAGTCGAGGCCGATTTACGCGCCCTCACCTGGGTCGTGGCGCTCATCACCCGATTGACCCGCTTTGGCCGAACCTTCGACCTTTTCACCGTCCTGCGGGAGTTTCGCAAGATGGTGTTCGAAGAGCTGGACTACCAACGAGAACTCAACAATACCGAAGTCATCCGAAATGAACTCCGGGACATCCCTTGGGTACGCGTCCCGTATACGGTGCCCACGTTGTCGACGCGTCGGGTCCTGGTCATGGAGTTCTGTCAAGGCACCAAAATCGACCAGGTCGGCGCCTTACAAGCGGCGGGTATCGCGCCCGGCGACGTCGCCGAGCGGGTAATCAAGCTCTATCTTCACCTGGTATTCGAGTCCGGCGTCTACCATGCCGATCCGCATGCCGGCAATATTTTGGTTGATGCCCAAGGATCCCTGATTTTATTGGACTATGGCATGGTCGGATCGCTGGATGCCGCCACCCGGCACAATATCCGCAAACTGTTCATCGCCGTGTCCCAACGAAATCCGCAAGGCATTGTCGACGCCATTGCCAGTTTAGGGATGCTGCGACCGGAAGCGGATATGGCCAAGCTGAAGAAAACCGTCGCCTATTTGTTCGACCGCTACTATGCGGAAACCTTAAATCAACTAACCGACTTAAATGTGGGAGAACTCTTACGGGACTTTGAACGGCTATTGCGCGACGAAGCCATTCAGGTGCCTGGGCATTTTGCCTTTTTAGGACGCGCCATTGCCATCCTCGTCGGGTTAGCCACCCTCCTCGATCCCAATATCAATTTAGTGACGTTGTTTGCTCCCTATGCCCAGCGGTTTATCTTGGAGGATGCAGGCGGACCCGTGGGCTATGCGCGCCGGCAAACCGAGACCTGGGTTAAAAATGCGGTCACCTTGCCTTTGCTGGCACACCACGTGCTCACCCGCTTAGACCAAGGGGATGTAGAAACGCAGGTGACCTGGACCCGAGGCGAACGCGAACTCAAACAATTGGCCCGCTCCGTGCGTGGATTGACAGAAGCCCTTTATGTGATTGGCTTTACCATTGCGGGCACGCTCCTTCTCAACACCCATCCCTGGACCGCCCGCATTCTCTTCTTGTTAGCGGCCGCGAGTCTTCTTTGGAGCTGGCGGGATCGCGGGCGCAGCCATTAG
- a CDS encoding protein of unknown function DUF6 transmembrane (PFAM: EamA-like transporter family~InterPro IPR000620~KEGG: cag:Cagg_3740 hypothetical protein~PFAM: Protein of unknown function DUF6, transmembrane~SPTR: Putative uncharacterized protein): protein MSRRSQFGISMALVVLTWGMNYAMTKIGVERLAPVNFVFWRFLGTAAAMLPWMVKDLPRRWVDWGKLALMGLVGVSLYQWLFATALSLTTAADVAFLFNLSPLMTLAVQSVTGRRPVTRFMFWGAGLAVLGVLLLAHASLNGGWLGDLMALLAAMAWSAFTVMTDRFQLPVKGLAQTGWMAAVGSLGLLPFIRITEPWRLGFSTWGPLLYTILFVTVLGLSLWQRAVETEGAGRASLYLYVIPVVAALSGWLWLGERIGWTEGLGALLIVSGVIVGEGRVGFRRATNRLKSL from the coding sequence ATGAGCCGACGTTCGCAATTTGGCATCAGCATGGCCCTGGTCGTACTCACCTGGGGTATGAACTACGCGATGACCAAGATTGGGGTCGAGCGGCTAGCGCCCGTCAACTTTGTCTTTTGGCGATTTTTAGGGACGGCGGCGGCCATGCTGCCCTGGATGGTGAAGGACCTCCCGCGGCGATGGGTCGACTGGGGGAAATTAGCCCTCATGGGGCTGGTGGGCGTCTCTCTCTACCAATGGCTGTTTGCGACCGCCTTGTCTTTGACAACCGCTGCCGATGTGGCATTTCTTTTTAACCTCAGCCCCCTCATGACCCTGGCGGTTCAAAGTGTTACGGGCCGGCGGCCGGTCACCCGGTTCATGTTTTGGGGGGCCGGGCTGGCGGTGCTCGGGGTATTGCTCTTGGCGCACGCCTCCTTAAACGGCGGGTGGCTCGGTGACCTCATGGCTCTTTTGGCGGCCATGGCCTGGTCGGCTTTCACCGTGATGACCGATCGGTTCCAACTGCCGGTGAAAGGGCTTGCCCAAACCGGTTGGATGGCCGCGGTGGGGAGCCTCGGGCTATTACCCTTTATCCGCATAACCGAGCCCTGGCGACTCGGGTTTTCGACCTGGGGACCCTTATTGTATACGATCTTGTTTGTGACCGTATTGGGATTGTCGTTGTGGCAGCGCGCGGTGGAGACGGAAGGAGCCGGGCGGGCCAGCCTCTATCTCTATGTCATTCCGGTGGTGGCGGCCCTATCCGGGTGGCTCTGGTTAGGCGAACGGATTGGCTGGACGGAGGGTCTGGGGGCTCTTTTGATTGTGAGCGGAGTCATCGTGGGCGAAGGCCGCGTGGGGTTTCGGCGGGCGACTAACCGCCTGAAGTCCCTCTAA
- a CDS encoding Redox-sensing transcriptional repressor rex (PFAM: CoA binding domain; Putative DNA-binding protein N-terminus~COGs: COG2344 AT-rich DNA-binding protein~HAMAP: Redox-sensing transcriptional repressor rex~InterPro IPR009718:IPR003781~KEGG: tmr:Tmar_0235 CoA-binding protein~PFAM: CoA-binding; Rex DNA-binding, C-terminal~SPTR: CoA-binding domain protein), whose product MERYDAKTRRIPETTIRRLPAYLRALSMTNEDRMTSDALGVAAGYSSEQVRKDLAYFGAFGTRGVGYDVELLREEIRRILQLDQGVRAVVIGAGRLGTALVRHASETHSDVVIAAVLDIDPRIIGRELDHLRVEPLDRLEAVVDERDIGMGIIAVPPSGAQAVLDRLVQAGVRAILNFAPTSLTVGDPQVFVQHIDLTLEMQALAYFVGPRERTRS is encoded by the coding sequence ATGGAACGGTATGATGCAAAAACCCGGCGCATTCCGGAAACGACCATTCGGCGGTTGCCGGCTTATTTACGGGCTCTTAGCATGACCAACGAGGATCGCATGACCTCGGACGCGTTAGGGGTCGCGGCGGGATACTCGTCGGAGCAAGTGCGTAAGGATTTGGCCTATTTCGGCGCGTTCGGCACCCGCGGGGTCGGCTACGATGTCGAACTTCTGCGCGAAGAGATCCGCCGGATCCTCCAGTTGGACCAAGGGGTGCGGGCGGTGGTGATCGGGGCCGGACGATTAGGCACCGCCCTTGTCCGTCATGCGTCGGAAACCCACAGCGATGTCGTCATTGCGGCCGTGCTTGATATCGATCCCCGGATTATCGGCCGGGAACTCGATCATTTGCGGGTCGAGCCGTTAGATCGTTTGGAGGCCGTGGTGGATGAGCGGGACATCGGAATGGGGATTATTGCGGTGCCGCCCAGCGGAGCCCAGGCGGTGCTGGATCGGCTCGTACAGGCGGGGGTGCGGGCCATTTTGAATTTTGCCCCGACCAGCTTGACTGTGGGCGATCCCCAAGTCTTTGTCCAGCACATCGATCTGACCTTGGAAATGCAAGCCTTGGCGTATTTCGTGGGACCCCGCGAACGCACGCGATCATGA
- a CDS encoding Trans-hexaprenyltranstransferase (PFAM: Polyprenyl synthetase~COGs: COG0142 Geranylgeranyl pyrophosphate synthase~InterPro IPR000092~KEGG: sth:STH190 polyprenyl synthetase~PFAM: Polyprenyl synthetase~PRIAM: Trans-hexaprenyltranstransferase~SPTR: Polyprenyl synthetase) translates to MSLFSLIQGEMVEVDRRLKQTLADENSLVRQVSDYLEQASGKRLRPALVLLAGQFGPQQSLENLVSVAAAVEMIHMATLVHDDVIDDADVRRGLPAVRTRFSNPVAVLTGDFLFARAFQLFAMTGRPDILSLAAEVVYVMCTGEIAQHLDQGRVATEIGYWRRIEAKTGYFLEASCRLGAMAANASDTVVEVLGQYGHHIGLAYQVVDDVLDWVADPEKLGKAVGEDIQAGIYTLPIIAALADPTFGPTLAQLLAEDHPSVEAVRNVLVESGALNQARERAREHIEKALQVLETLPPGNARSALQDVAEFIMARDH, encoded by the coding sequence TTGTCACTGTTTTCGCTTATACAAGGCGAGATGGTTGAGGTCGACCGCCGGTTGAAGCAGACCTTAGCCGACGAAAATTCTTTGGTGCGCCAAGTCTCGGACTATCTGGAACAGGCGAGCGGCAAGCGGTTGCGGCCTGCCCTGGTGCTGTTGGCGGGTCAATTCGGACCGCAACAGTCGTTGGAAAACCTTGTGAGCGTGGCGGCAGCGGTGGAAATGATCCATATGGCAACCCTGGTGCATGACGATGTCATCGACGACGCCGACGTGCGCCGGGGATTGCCGGCCGTCCGCACTCGTTTCAGCAATCCGGTGGCGGTCCTGACCGGGGACTTTTTATTTGCTCGGGCCTTTCAATTGTTCGCGATGACCGGTCGGCCCGATATCCTCTCGTTGGCTGCGGAAGTCGTCTACGTGATGTGCACCGGAGAAATCGCCCAGCATTTAGACCAAGGCCGGGTTGCAACGGAAATCGGCTACTGGCGCCGTATTGAAGCCAAAACCGGGTACTTTTTAGAGGCCAGCTGTCGGCTGGGTGCTATGGCGGCGAATGCTTCGGATACGGTGGTTGAAGTGTTGGGCCAATATGGACATCATATCGGCCTCGCCTATCAAGTGGTCGACGATGTGCTCGATTGGGTGGCGGATCCGGAAAAGTTAGGTAAGGCGGTGGGCGAAGATATTCAGGCGGGCATCTATACCCTGCCGATTATTGCGGCTCTGGCCGACCCGACCTTTGGTCCGACGTTGGCCCAATTGTTGGCGGAGGATCATCCTTCAGTGGAGGCGGTGCGAAACGTGTTAGTCGAGAGCGGAGCATTGAACCAGGCGCGCGAACGGGCGCGTGAGCATATCGAAAAAGCCCTCCAAGTGTTAGAAACCCTACCGCCCGGTAACGCGCGCTCGGCGTTGCAGGATGTAGCGGAATTTATTATGGCGCGTGATCACTGA
- a CDS encoding NADH dehydrogenase subunit N (PFAM: NADH-Ubiquinone/plastoquinone (complex I), various chains~TIGRFAM: proton-translocating NADH-quinone oxidoreductase, chain N~COGs: COG1007 NADH:ubiquinone oxidoreductase subunit 2 (chain N)~HAMAP: NAD(P)H-quinone oxidoreductase subunit 2~InterPro IPR001750:IPR010096~KEGG: sth:STH1598 NADH dehydrogenase I subunit N~PFAM: NADH:ubiquinone/plastoquinone oxidoreductase~PRIAM: NADH dehydrogenase (quinone)~SPTR: NADH-quinone oxidoreductase subunit N 1;~TIGRFAM: NADH-quinone oxidoreductase, chain N): protein MARGLWPEDLMIVGALLSMVSVMLHDRRSIQGYWIALIAVLASAWATVGLAGSAPPHLFGNAVVVDGFSVVVNGLVLLAALTTLLLGWNDARYGAEFPPLVLVASVGMMVLGLANSFIVLFLGIELLSLPLYILAALRETPAGKEAALKYLLLGAFSSGIMLFGLALLYGASGTLVFTALNLTATALPLVAAGLALTLVGLLFKLGIVPFHMWLPDVYEGSPTPVTSFMAFGTKVGAAAILLRFLMLGFAQAPGWWSPALGYLAVLTMVVGNLLAIPQNDLKRLLAYSGIGNAGYILMGPAAHSTLGTAAALFYLLPYGLAAVGAFSVVQMVGQGDQGVTMKDVEGLAYRSPWLYAGLSVALLSLAGIPLTGGFVGKFYLVQASLMADQPGIAIGLAVATMIGLVAYLRPIQAGLRRSSEASSRVSLPIGAAIVLTVAVLGTIGLGVYPAPIVHIVNHSAQFMGLP from the coding sequence ATGGCACGCGGACTTTGGCCGGAAGATTTGATGATTGTCGGCGCCTTGCTCTCGATGGTCTCCGTGATGCTGCATGATCGCCGATCGATTCAAGGTTATTGGATTGCGCTCATTGCGGTGTTGGCGAGTGCTTGGGCTACCGTCGGGCTAGCCGGATCGGCCCCGCCGCATCTATTTGGCAATGCCGTCGTGGTCGACGGATTTAGCGTGGTCGTAAATGGACTCGTCCTGCTGGCGGCTTTGACCACGCTTCTGTTGGGGTGGAACGACGCGCGTTACGGAGCCGAATTTCCCCCCTTGGTCTTGGTGGCCAGCGTGGGCATGATGGTGCTAGGGCTTGCCAATAGCTTTATCGTGCTGTTTCTGGGCATTGAACTCTTGTCGTTGCCGCTTTACATCTTGGCGGCTCTCCGGGAAACCCCGGCCGGCAAGGAAGCCGCTTTGAAATATTTGCTGCTGGGAGCCTTTTCTTCCGGGATTATGCTGTTTGGGCTGGCGCTGTTATACGGGGCGTCGGGAACACTGGTGTTTACCGCGTTGAACCTGACGGCCACCGCTTTGCCCTTGGTCGCCGCCGGTTTGGCCCTGACGTTAGTGGGCCTTTTATTCAAATTGGGCATCGTACCCTTTCACATGTGGTTACCGGATGTCTATGAGGGATCGCCCACGCCGGTGACGAGCTTTATGGCGTTCGGCACCAAAGTCGGGGCCGCTGCGATTTTACTCCGGTTTTTGATGCTGGGCTTTGCCCAGGCACCTGGCTGGTGGAGTCCGGCATTGGGCTATTTGGCGGTATTGACCATGGTCGTCGGTAATTTATTGGCGATCCCCCAAAATGATTTGAAGCGCCTCTTAGCCTATTCCGGGATTGGCAACGCCGGATATATTTTGATGGGTCCGGCGGCTCATAGCACGCTCGGTACGGCGGCGGCGCTGTTTTACCTGTTGCCCTACGGCTTGGCGGCCGTCGGCGCTTTTAGCGTGGTGCAAATGGTCGGACAGGGCGATCAGGGCGTGACCATGAAAGACGTTGAAGGATTGGCGTACCGATCCCCCTGGCTTTATGCGGGACTTAGCGTCGCCCTCTTATCATTAGCCGGCATTCCTTTGACGGGTGGCTTTGTCGGGAAGTTCTATCTGGTGCAAGCCTCGTTAATGGCGGACCAGCCGGGAATCGCGATTGGGTTGGCGGTGGCGACCATGATCGGACTGGTGGCTTATTTGCGGCCGATTCAAGCCGGGCTTCGGCGCTCCTCGGAGGCTTCGTCGCGCGTGAGCCTTCCCATCGGGGCCGCCATTGTCCTGACGGTGGCGGTCCTAGGCACGATTGGTCTCGGTGTCTATCCGGCCCCGATTGTGCATATTGTCAATCATTCGGCACAATTTATGGGACTTCCCTAG
- a CDS encoding NADH dehydrogenase subunit M (PFAM: NADH-Ubiquinone/plastoquinone (complex I), various chains~TIGRFAM: proton-translocating NADH-quinone oxidoreductase, chain M~COGs: COG1008 NADH:ubiquinone oxidoreductase subunit 4 (chain M)~InterPro IPR001750:IPR010227~KEGG: kfl:Kfla_6286 proton-translocating NADH-quinone oxidoreductase subunit M~PFAM: NADH:ubiquinone/plastoquinone oxidoreductase~PRIAM: NADH dehydrogenase (quinone)~SPTR: Proton-translocating NADH-quinone oxidoreductase, chain M;~TIGRFAM: NADH-quinone oxidoreductase, chain M) codes for MVVVWLLVIPLIGSLVTLAVPARASKGVAAVVSLVTLGVFVAILAGAPSGVDWSWIPAWGVHFHVAADGLSLFLLGLTAVLFPLAIFASDPLASRSYYFWLVFLEFASLGLFMALDLFLFYIFWEVLLIPVFFLLSGWSGPDGRPAALKWLIMNLVGSLFMLVAIIAVAVIHNHQGGGLTFDISQLAGTHFGPGSAPWLFFAFLLAFAIKSPLWPFHGWMPDAYGKSAPPVTALISGVLSKAGIYGILRVMLPLFLPQFHAYQLGLLIFAAAGLVFGALMALRQQDMKMVTAYGSLSHMGMMALGIFSLTSVGVLGATFYMVAHGLMIGGLFLVLGMIENRTGTRDIRELGGLNHTAPRLAAYFLFFALGALGLPGLPGFAGEYMIIQGLVAHQLVFALIAGVVLTLAAWYMIRVFQGVMQGPVRQKTLRDIVATQVVWLVPLAGLVALLGVWPAAITTHAVPSLYHAVHLAKGGSF; via the coding sequence ATGGTGGTGGTTTGGCTATTGGTCATCCCCCTGATAGGATCGCTGGTTACGTTGGCGGTGCCTGCCCGGGCTAGCAAAGGGGTGGCGGCCGTGGTCAGTTTGGTGACGTTAGGGGTGTTCGTGGCCATTTTGGCCGGGGCACCAAGCGGCGTGGACTGGAGTTGGATTCCCGCTTGGGGCGTTCATTTCCACGTGGCGGCGGACGGGCTCTCCCTCTTTTTGCTCGGGCTAACGGCCGTGTTGTTCCCGCTGGCGATTTTTGCCTCGGACCCGCTGGCGAGCCGCAGTTACTATTTCTGGCTGGTGTTTTTGGAATTCGCCAGCTTAGGGCTCTTTATGGCCTTGGACTTGTTCTTGTTCTATATCTTCTGGGAAGTCCTCTTGATTCCGGTGTTCTTCTTACTGAGTGGATGGTCGGGGCCCGACGGACGACCGGCGGCCTTAAAATGGCTCATTATGAACTTGGTCGGTAGCTTGTTCATGTTAGTGGCGATTATTGCGGTGGCGGTGATTCATAACCATCAGGGAGGCGGGCTGACCTTTGATATCAGTCAGCTGGCCGGCACGCATTTTGGACCGGGATCGGCACCGTGGCTGTTCTTTGCCTTCCTGTTGGCTTTTGCCATCAAGTCCCCCTTGTGGCCTTTTCACGGATGGATGCCGGATGCGTACGGCAAATCCGCTCCACCGGTGACCGCGCTCATTTCCGGGGTTTTGTCCAAAGCCGGGATTTACGGGATATTGCGGGTCATGTTGCCGCTTTTTTTGCCCCAATTTCACGCCTACCAGTTGGGCCTTTTGATCTTTGCCGCGGCCGGCCTGGTGTTTGGGGCGTTAATGGCGCTTCGCCAACAGGACATGAAAATGGTGACCGCTTATGGATCCTTGTCGCATATGGGGATGATGGCTCTCGGCATTTTTTCCCTGACCTCGGTGGGAGTGCTGGGGGCGACCTTTTATATGGTGGCTCACGGACTGATGATCGGGGGGCTCTTCCTGGTCTTGGGCATGATCGAAAACCGCACCGGAACGCGGGATATTCGGGAATTGGGCGGCCTTAACCATACGGCCCCGCGGCTGGCTGCCTATTTCTTGTTCTTCGCTTTAGGTGCCTTGGGGTTGCCCGGACTGCCGGGATTTGCCGGAGAGTACATGATTATTCAAGGACTGGTCGCCCATCAATTGGTCTTTGCGCTAATCGCGGGTGTGGTGCTGACCTTGGCCGCCTGGTACATGATTCGGGTATTCCAAGGAGTGATGCAAGGGCCCGTACGGCAAAAGACTTTGCGCGATATTGTGGCAACCCAGGTGGTGTGGTTGGTGCCGTTGGCCGGGTTGGTGGCTCTCTTGGGGGTGTGGCCGGCTGCCATTACGACGCATGCGGTGCCCTCGCTCTATCACGCAGTGCATCTGGCGAAAGGGGGCTCCTTTTAA
- a CDS encoding NADH dehydrogenase subunit L (PFAM: NADH-Ubiquinone oxidoreductase (complex I), chain 5 N-terminus; NADH-Ubiquinone/plastoquinone (complex I), various chains~TIGRFAM: proton-translocating NADH-quinone oxidoreductase, chain L~COGs: COG1009 NADH:ubiquinone oxidoreductase subunit 5 (chain L)/Multisubunit Na+/H+ antiporter MnhA subunit~InterPro IPR001516:IPR001750:IPR003945~KEGG: dfe:Dfer_3898 proton-translocating NADH-quinone oxidoreductase, chain L~PFAM: NADH:ubiquinone/plastoquinone oxidoreductase; NADH:ubiquinone oxidoreductase, chain 5/L, N-terminal~PRIAM: NADH dehydrogenase (quinone)~SPTR: Strongly similar to NAD(P)H:quinone oxidoreductase chain 5;~TIGRFAM: NADH-plastoquinone oxidoreductase, chain 5) — translation MQGLVEILLLPLIGAGTITAFKGLMPKKLPGIWASLLVGISFLISIQADRHLATLPVTHRWITGSLWNWATGFGPPIHWRLYLDPISAVWLLVITGVGMLIHIYSIGYMHDDPGEARFFSYLNFFIFSMLLLVLAGNLIVLIIGWALVGLASYFLIGFWYTRPSAVRAAKKAFVMNTLGDVGILLGLALLFVRYHGVGYQTLFQAFSTAQPGSPFFEWTAFLLYVGAMAKSAQFPLHMWLADAMEGPTPVSALIHAATMVTAGVYLMARLYPLLRLAPVTHEAIGVIGAFTAIFAASIAFFQQDIKKVLAYSTLSQLGYMFLGIGASAYIASVFHFMTHAFFKATLFLAAGSVIHALGGEQDIGQMGGLAKKMPWTTWSFLFATLAIAGIPPLSGYWSKEALLGQAFNTGHYGLWAVGVITAGMTAFYMFRLFFVTFLGKPRNQHLYDHAHEAPAVMTVPVVLLAVLSVFGGFLDTGLNHWLVPAFQTYAGGRLAPLEAGPLWSTVLTVGLALVGIAIAAWLYVRLGVAPQAGIDRPPGRWMLAAWGMDTAWTVLVVDPLKALGTFFLTVERGILAAVVGIASGVWMWAEDLRPLETGLVRRYALSIMVGLVALFAYYLLRVGLIS, via the coding sequence ATGCAAGGCCTAGTGGAAATCCTCTTATTACCGCTGATTGGTGCGGGAACCATTACGGCATTTAAAGGATTAATGCCGAAAAAGCTTCCCGGTATCTGGGCCAGCCTATTGGTCGGGATTAGCTTTTTGATCAGTATTCAAGCCGATCGACACCTCGCCACCTTGCCGGTGACTCACCGCTGGATTACCGGCAGCTTATGGAATTGGGCGACCGGGTTCGGTCCGCCGATTCACTGGCGTCTTTACCTCGACCCCATATCGGCGGTCTGGTTGTTGGTGATAACCGGCGTGGGTATGCTCATTCATATATATTCTATCGGCTACATGCATGACGATCCGGGAGAGGCACGCTTTTTCTCCTATCTGAACTTCTTTATTTTCTCCATGTTACTGTTGGTTTTGGCCGGTAACTTGATTGTGTTGATAATCGGGTGGGCGTTAGTGGGGTTGGCGTCCTACTTCCTCATCGGGTTTTGGTACACGCGGCCTTCCGCCGTACGGGCGGCCAAAAAGGCTTTTGTGATGAATACGCTGGGAGACGTCGGGATCCTTTTGGGATTGGCGCTCTTGTTCGTGCGATATCACGGCGTAGGGTACCAAACGCTTTTTCAGGCGTTCAGTACTGCCCAACCGGGGAGCCCGTTCTTTGAATGGACCGCATTCTTGTTATATGTGGGCGCGATGGCCAAGTCGGCCCAGTTCCCGTTACACATGTGGCTTGCGGACGCCATGGAAGGGCCCACGCCGGTTTCGGCATTAATCCACGCCGCAACCATGGTGACGGCCGGGGTCTATTTGATGGCCCGTCTCTATCCGCTTTTACGGTTGGCGCCGGTCACCCACGAAGCGATAGGGGTGATTGGGGCGTTTACCGCGATCTTCGCGGCGAGTATCGCATTCTTCCAGCAAGATATCAAGAAAGTCTTGGCCTACTCTACGCTTAGTCAGCTCGGATACATGTTTTTAGGGATTGGCGCCAGCGCCTATATCGCGAGCGTGTTTCATTTCATGACCCACGCGTTCTTTAAAGCCACGCTCTTCTTGGCCGCCGGGAGCGTCATCCATGCGCTGGGCGGGGAACAGGACATCGGCCAAATGGGCGGATTGGCCAAGAAGATGCCTTGGACAACCTGGAGTTTTCTATTCGCCACCCTGGCGATTGCCGGCATTCCGCCCTTGTCGGGTTACTGGAGTAAAGAAGCACTCTTAGGCCAGGCGTTTAACACGGGCCATTACGGCCTTTGGGCGGTCGGGGTGATCACCGCCGGAATGACCGCTTTTTATATGTTCCGGCTGTTCTTCGTCACGTTTCTGGGCAAGCCGCGTAATCAGCATCTGTATGATCACGCCCATGAGGCACCGGCCGTGATGACGGTGCCGGTGGTCCTGTTAGCCGTTTTATCGGTGTTTGGCGGATTCCTCGATACCGGCCTTAACCATTGGTTGGTACCGGCCTTTCAAACATACGCGGGTGGCCGACTGGCGCCCTTGGAAGCCGGCCCCCTGTGGTCTACCGTCCTGACGGTGGGATTGGCGTTGGTGGGAATCGCGATTGCCGCTTGGCTTTATGTCCGCCTCGGAGTGGCGCCTCAAGCCGGTATTGACCGGCCCCCCGGGCGTTGGATGTTGGCGGCGTGGGGAATGGACACGGCGTGGACGGTATTGGTGGTCGATCCCTTGAAGGCGTTGGGAACCTTCTTCCTAACCGTGGAACGCGGGATTTTGGCTGCGGTGGTCGGTATCGCATCCGGTGTCTGGATGTGGGCGGAAGATTTACGGCCTCTCGAAACGGGATTGGTGAGGCGTTACGCCTTATCCATCATGGTGGGGCTGGTCGCGCTGTTTGCCTACTATCTGCTGCGCGTGGGCCTCATTTCATAG